The Streptomyces sp. NBC_00775 genome includes the window GCGGAGTCGTCCACCGGGCCGTCGGCGATCCGATTGGTCCGCCAGGTCGCCACGGAGGCGAGGATGGCGAGACCCAGGGCACCACCGATCTGCTGGCACATGTTGATCATGCCGCCGGCGATACCGGAGCGCTCCGGCTCGACGCCCGAGACGGACGACACCACGAGCGCCGTGAAGGCGAACCCGCTGCCGACCGCGAGCAGGAGTCCCGGCCCGAGGATGCTCTTCAGGAACGATCCGTCCGTGGACAGCTGCGCGAACCACAGGAAGGACGCGGCGGTCAGGCCGAGACCGATGACCAGGACGGTGAAGATGTGCATCCGCCCCATCAGCCGGCCGACGACCACCTGGGAGGTGATCACCTGGCCCACCGCGATCGGCAGGAAGCACAGACCGGCGGCGATCGGGCCGTAGTTCAGCACCCGTTGCACATAGATGGTGACGAAGAAGGTCATCGCCACCGCGCCCGCGGAGAACATCAGCATGATGACGTTCGCGGCGGTGAGCCCGCGCACCTTGAAGATGCTGAAGTCGACGACGGGTTCGGGCACGTTGAGCTCGGTGATCACGAAGACGGTGAGCAGCACCGCGGCGGCGGCCAGCGAGATACCGGCGCGCCCGTCCCAGCCGTGCTCGCCGATCCGCACGAATCCGTAGATCAGCGCCGACAGACCGGCGGTCACGGTGATCGCGCCCAGCGCGTCGAAGTGCCGTACGTTGCCGGTGCGTTCGGTCTCGGTGAGCAGGCGTACGCCGACCAGCGCGGCGCCGAGCGTCAGGGGCACGTTGATCCAGAAGACCCACTCCCAGCCCAGGGCGTCGGTGATCACACCGCCGAGCACCACGCCGGTCGCACCACCGGCGGCGGCGACGGCGCCCCACAGGCCCATCGCCCTGTTGCGCTCCCGGTCCTCCGGGAAGGTCACGACGACCAGGGAGAGGGCCGCGGGCGACATCAGCGCACCGCCCAGGCCCTGCGCCGCGCGCGCCGCGATGAGCTGGGTACTGGTGTCCGACATTCCGCAGGCGAGGGAGGCGAGGCCGAACAGGGTCAGGCCCGCCAGGAAGATCCTCTTGCGGCCGAACAGGTCGGCCGCCCGCCCGCCCAGGAGCAGGAAGCCGCCGAAGGTCAGCATGTAGGCGTCGACAACCCACTGCAGACCGTCCTGGGTGAACCCCAGCGGGGCTTGCATCGACGGCAGTGCGATGTTGACGACGCTGATGTCCAGGATTACCACGAACTGCGCT containing:
- a CDS encoding MFS transporter, producing MKSVIDRRWGVFALLAIAQFVVILDISVVNIALPSMQAPLGFTQDGLQWVVDAYMLTFGGFLLLGGRAADLFGRKRIFLAGLTLFGLASLACGMSDTSTQLIAARAAQGLGGALMSPAALSLVVVTFPEDRERNRAMGLWGAVAAAGGATGVVLGGVITDALGWEWVFWINVPLTLGAALVGVRLLTETERTGNVRHFDALGAITVTAGLSALIYGFVRIGEHGWDGRAGISLAAAAVLLTVFVITELNVPEPVVDFSIFKVRGLTAANVIMLMFSAGAVAMTFFVTIYVQRVLNYGPIAAGLCFLPIAVGQVITSQVVVGRLMGRMHIFTVLVIGLGLTAASFLWFAQLSTDGSFLKSILGPGLLLAVGSGFAFTALVVSSVSGVEPERSGIAGGMINMCQQIGGALGLAILASVATWRTNRIADGPVDDSALTAGFRLGFLVAAALIALGAVVGWLATRTRPAAAGSAAGSSAAQSAPVREVIEPSLDEPHATGATS